The Bacteroidota bacterium genomic sequence AAGATAGTAACTTATTGGAAAAAAATATACATGAACTCCATTTTTATTTAAAAAATTAATGTTTTTTATCAAAGCTTGCATTTATCTGTATTACAGAATATTAACATCATTTTGCTTGTTTTTGTGAATTATGCAGGCTAGATTAACCATTACAGGGTAATAAAAATATGGAGTTAAAAAGTTATTCTCAATTGCTTTTTCAAGTGAATATGAATAACAGTAAGGTTCTTGGTCTTTAAATAGCAATTCTAGTTCTTTTGTTCCATCCAAGTCGTAAATTCTTTTGGGTGTTGCAGAAAGAGCTATCCTTTTTTTACATTTTAATTGTTTAAACGCTGCCTTGATAGATGGAGCTCCAATATTATGGGCTTCATCAGCAATTATTGTGAAATTATATTGAAATGATTTAAAGAGATTTAGAAACTTAGGATTTGTAAAGGAAGGATATGTAGAAATAATAACGAGGTTATCTTCTTGTTTTCTCCATCTATAGTTAGCCTTGTAATTACTCAGTTCTTCTTGCCATTTAGTTTCACCCGAAACTAAAACATAGTTATTGAAATTAAATTCACCAATCTCTTTTTCCCATTGTTCCACAAGCGCAAGCGTTGGAACCAAGATTAATACATTATATTTCCCTGATTTTTTATATTCGTTCAATACACAATTTAAGGAAGTAATTGTTTTTCCAGTTCCCGTAGCCATTGCGAAAATTCCATGATAGTCATTGTTAACCCAATTGGTATATGCATCTTTTTGGTATTCTCTTGGTTCACTATTAAATGGGAATTCTGGTTTAATATTTATAGTAGAATATATTTCATTAAGCTTACCTTTTATTGAATTTGAATATATATCTAATTCATTAATAAGTGCTTTTTCTTCGTCAATTAATTGCTGTAGATTTTTTGTTGGAAATGAATCTTGAATATAGCTTTTGACTCTTTCAATAGGAATAATTATGATATTTTGAGAATCCCCAATCCAAGTTTTGTTAAAAATCTTTTCAAAATATTTTAATCTTTCTTTCTCTGTATTGCTTTCTGTCCAAGATTTATAACAACTAATTGATTCAATATTATTAAGAAGTGCATTTTTTGAGAAATTGGCAGAACCATTAAAAACGACTTTATCAAATCGTTCATCGGTAAAAATTCCATATTTATTGTGAGCAATGCCACCTTTTTCATTTGCAGGAATTGTTGCAATAAACTCAATACTATTTACTGAGATTAAGTAAGAAAGGCATTTAAAAAAGTGTTCATCTTGTTTTGATAGTGTTTCGGTAAATCTTGAAATATCTTCAATTATTTTTTCTTCAAATTCTATATCTGTCATTTTCATGCCAGATTCAATTGCTTCCTTATCCTTTTGCGGTAATATATCGTTGATAATAATTCTCATTCTTCCTCCACGATGAATAAAGTAAGCAAAACCAGCACTTAATACATTAATCGCTGTTGAACTAAAAAAGCCTAATCCCAAATCAAACTGATTACTTTCAATTAAAGCATCGAAAAAGAACTCGATTGGTTCTTTTTCTCCAGTAGAGTAAACTATTTCAAATGGGGTATCTTTTAACATATTATACTAATTCCATTAAACCGTTTTCAATTTTATCAATCACATATTCAAAACCGTCAAGATTTGGGTTTACTTTTAATTCCTCATTTATTATCCCTAATCCATCATCAATATGCATTTTAATGTATTTAGGAATATCCTTATCGGTTTTGTAAATATTGTAATGCACACAAATCAAGGAAACATAATAGGGAAGGTTATTCCCAAATAATACCGCTTTGCTATATTCTTTACCTCCTGAGTTTTGAATTTTAGTTAAATCCATCTTCCTGTCCTTTGATATTGAATACGTAAAGGCAATACGGGCAATAATATTCTCAGTTCCCAAACTAAGTTTTCTTGTTAGGTAAGAAACAAGTTCCCTATTTTCTTTTGAGGTTTTAATGTGAGTGAACATTGCTATTTTTTTCTAATCGGTTAAACAATTGGGTTGATTCACATTCAATTATTGTAGATTTCTCATTCCTGTTTTCTATAACAAAAGTTTGCGAAATAAATGGAGTAAGCTGTAAAAACTCCTTCTCTGTTAATTCTTTTTCAAGCAAAGGAAATAGAATAACTTGCTTTGAGATTGACGGATAGAACTCTGTAATAATATTTTTGGAATGTCGCTTGTCAAATTTTTGTAATGGACTGTCAATAAATATGGGAAATTGAATCCCTGATTCATCAACAAGAGATTTTAATAATGCAGTTGCATATAATTGTTGTTCACCTTTTGAAAGAGAATCTTTTTCAATAAAACTCCCTTTCTTATCGAGAAGATTAATTTCAATAATA encodes the following:
- a CDS encoding DEAD/DEAH box helicase family protein yields the protein MLKDTPFEIVYSTGEKEPIEFFFDALIESNQFDLGLGFFSSTAINVLSAGFAYFIHRGGRMRIIINDILPQKDKEAIESGMKMTDIEFEEKIIEDISRFTETLSKQDEHFFKCLSYLISVNSIEFIATIPANEKGGIAHNKYGIFTDERFDKVVFNGSANFSKNALLNNIESISCYKSWTESNTEKERLKYFEKIFNKTWIGDSQNIIIIPIERVKSYIQDSFPTKNLQQLIDEEKALINELDIYSNSIKGKLNEIYSTINIKPEFPFNSEPREYQKDAYTNWVNNDYHGIFAMATGTGKTITSLNCVLNEYKKSGKYNVLILVPTLALVEQWEKEIGEFNFNNYVLVSGETKWQEELSNYKANYRWRKQEDNLVIISTYPSFTNPKFLNLFKSFQYNFTIIADEAHNIGAPSIKAAFKQLKCKKRIALSATPKRIYDLDGTKELELLFKDQEPYCYSYSLEKAIENNFLTPYFYYPVMVNLACIIHKNKQNDVNIL
- a CDS encoding DndE family protein; protein product: MFTHIKTSKENRELVSYLTRKLSLGTENIIARIAFTYSISKDRKMDLTKIQNSGGKEYSKAVLFGNNLPYYVSLICVHYNIYKTDKDIPKYIKMHIDDGLGIINEELKVNPNLDGFEYVIDKIENGLMELV